Proteins encoded by one window of Kineosporia sp. NBRC 101731:
- a CDS encoding DMT family transporter, whose translation MNAPAILVAFLDAIAFGASTALMHHSASRAPEGPGGLRGLAHLLRHLATQPTWLAGIAASLGGLGLHAVALKLGSLAVVQPIVVTGLVFAFVFRAVLDRRWPQPRIMIWVVVVAAGIAVFLVGARSSESSSDVSTRSALIFVAVAGFAAAFTWWLATRVPTARAGLLMGIAGGLIFGLIASMIKMVTSSAGVWEALTTWPIYVLAGLGASGFLSNQYAYNRAPLSHSLPVLNVVNPVIAVTFGILVFSESPSSDPALLSLEVAGLIMVLTGVAFLAREGDEHPTSLPDLPREALRTRS comes from the coding sequence GTGAACGCGCCAGCCATCCTGGTCGCCTTTCTTGATGCGATCGCCTTCGGTGCGTCGACCGCACTGATGCACCACAGCGCCTCCCGTGCCCCGGAAGGGCCGGGAGGCCTGCGGGGGCTGGCGCACCTGCTCCGGCATCTCGCCACCCAGCCGACATGGCTCGCCGGTATCGCGGCCAGCCTCGGCGGTCTGGGGCTGCACGCCGTCGCCCTCAAGCTCGGGTCTCTCGCGGTGGTGCAGCCGATCGTCGTCACCGGGTTGGTCTTCGCGTTCGTCTTCCGCGCGGTGCTCGACCGCCGGTGGCCGCAGCCCCGCATCATGATCTGGGTGGTCGTGGTGGCGGCCGGGATCGCGGTGTTCCTGGTCGGTGCGCGCAGCAGTGAGAGCTCATCCGACGTCAGCACGAGGTCGGCGCTGATCTTCGTCGCCGTGGCCGGTTTCGCCGCGGCCTTCACCTGGTGGCTGGCCACGAGAGTGCCCACCGCCCGGGCCGGGCTGCTCATGGGTATCGCCGGCGGCCTGATCTTCGGCCTGATCGCCTCGATGATCAAGATGGTCACGTCGTCGGCCGGCGTCTGGGAGGCTCTCACGACCTGGCCGATCTACGTGCTCGCGGGGCTCGGCGCCTCCGGGTTCCTCAGTAACCAGTACGCCTACAACCGGGCGCCCCTGTCGCACTCGCTACCGGTGCTCAACGTGGTGAACCCGGTCATCGCCGTCACCTTCGGCATTCTCGTCTTCAGCGAGTCACCCAGTTCCGACCCGGCCCTGCTGAGCCTCGAGGTGGCCGGGCTGATCATGGTGCTGACCGGCGTGGCGTTCCTGGCCCGCGAGGGCGACGAGCACCCCACGTCGTTACCGGACCTGCCCCGGGAAGCCCTCAGAACCCGTTCGTGA
- a CDS encoding TetR/AcrR family transcriptional regulator, with amino-acid sequence MARWEPNTRLRLIDAAIELFAENGYEATTVAQIAARVGVSKMTFFRHFPDKREVLFAGQEEQVKMLHDAVTAAPASATPYETVAAAVVELAAFFPPERREPSARLHAVVASHEDLRERSAFKNARLTEALEQALLEREVPAATAGLAADLGARALREAFVRWRSPGYATDLAVLARDALDELHEAAGRLDQKPS; translated from the coding sequence ATGGCTCGCTGGGAACCGAACACGCGTCTACGGCTGATCGACGCCGCGATCGAGCTGTTCGCCGAGAACGGTTACGAGGCCACCACGGTCGCCCAGATCGCCGCCCGCGTCGGGGTCTCCAAAATGACCTTCTTCCGGCACTTTCCCGACAAGCGCGAGGTGCTGTTCGCCGGGCAGGAGGAACAGGTGAAGATGCTGCACGACGCCGTCACCGCCGCGCCGGCCTCGGCGACCCCGTACGAGACGGTCGCCGCGGCCGTCGTCGAACTGGCCGCGTTCTTCCCGCCGGAGCGCCGTGAGCCCAGCGCCCGCCTCCACGCCGTCGTCGCCTCCCACGAAGACCTGCGCGAGCGGTCGGCCTTCAAGAACGCCCGCCTGACCGAGGCCCTCGAGCAGGCGCTGCTCGAGCGGGAAGTGCCGGCCGCGACGGCGGGCCTGGCCGCCGACCTCGGCGCGCGAGCGCTGCGTGAGGCCTTCGTGCGGTGGCGCTCACCGGGGTACGCCACCGATCTGGCCGTTCTCGCCCGGGACGCGCTGGACGAACTCCACGAGGCGGCCGGCCGGCTGGACCAAAAACCCTCGTGA
- a CDS encoding SDR family oxidoreductase — MRVFVTGASGHIGSTLLPELIGAGHEVVGLARSDASGKKVRELGAEVRRGSLDDLDLLREAATEADAVIHLAFSNELMMSGDFAGAVAKDLTHVGALGDALAGTGKALFGIGMQRTADAKVNATIDANPRSQVTQLIADYAQKGVRSVTFAIPPVTHSNLDRHGFIPLMISIARRTGISGYPGTGENTWPAAHTRDVATLYRLALEKAPAGAQLYAATEQGVPLKEIAEVIGRKLGIPTQSIPDEKVDEHFAGFPFVRIDFSMPNDETRELLDWTPSHPGLLADLEESHYFH; from the coding sequence ATGCGTGTTTTCGTCACCGGAGCCAGCGGTCACATCGGTTCGACGCTCCTGCCGGAGCTCATCGGCGCCGGTCATGAGGTGGTGGGGCTGGCCCGGTCCGATGCCTCCGGGAAGAAGGTGCGCGAGCTGGGGGCCGAGGTGCGTCGTGGGTCGCTGGACGACCTGGACCTGCTGCGTGAGGCCGCGACCGAGGCCGACGCGGTGATCCATCTGGCCTTCAGCAACGAGCTGATGATGAGCGGGGACTTCGCCGGGGCGGTGGCGAAAGACCTGACGCACGTGGGCGCCCTGGGTGATGCGCTGGCCGGCACCGGCAAGGCGCTGTTCGGGATCGGCATGCAGCGCACGGCCGACGCGAAGGTCAACGCCACGATCGACGCCAACCCGCGCTCCCAGGTCACTCAGCTGATCGCAGACTATGCCCAGAAGGGCGTGCGATCAGTGACTTTCGCCATCCCACCGGTGACCCACAGCAATCTCGACCGCCACGGCTTCATCCCGCTGATGATCAGCATCGCCCGCCGCACCGGGATCTCCGGTTACCCGGGCACGGGCGAGAACACCTGGCCGGCGGCGCACACCCGCGACGTCGCCACGCTGTACCGGCTCGCCCTGGAGAAGGCCCCGGCCGGCGCGCAGCTGTACGCGGCCACCGAGCAGGGCGTGCCGCTGAAGGAGATCGCCGAGGTGATCGGCCGGAAGCTGGGCATCCCGACGCAGAGCATCCCGGACGAGAAGGTCGACGAACACTTCGCCGGGTTCCCCTTCGTGCGCATCGATTTCAGCATGCCCAACGACGAGACCCGGGAGCTGCTCGACTGGACGCCGTCGCACCCGGGCCTGCTGGCCGACCTCGAGGAAAGCCACTACTTCCACTGA
- a CDS encoding FMN reductase produces the protein MGKSSVVVISAGLSQPSSTRLLADKLGAAVAAETDVELTVIELRDLAHDITNNLLTGFPTGELVPAIKAVTEADALIAVTPIFSASYSGLFKSFFDVLELGALEGKPVLIAATGGSSRHSLALEHAVRPLFSYLKAVVVPTAVYAASEDWASAGSTELSGRVGRAARQLTALMTRTSSSSTAGKPSVKDPFAEVLPFGEMMKARGL, from the coding sequence ATGGGTAAGTCATCGGTGGTCGTGATCAGCGCCGGTCTGAGCCAGCCGTCGTCCACCCGGCTGCTGGCCGACAAGCTCGGCGCGGCCGTCGCGGCCGAGACAGATGTCGAGCTCACCGTGATCGAGCTGCGCGACCTGGCGCACGACATCACGAACAACCTGCTGACCGGGTTTCCCACCGGCGAGCTGGTTCCCGCGATCAAGGCGGTCACCGAGGCCGACGCCCTGATCGCGGTGACCCCGATCTTCAGCGCGTCGTACAGCGGACTGTTCAAGTCCTTCTTCGACGTGCTGGAGCTGGGAGCGCTCGAGGGGAAGCCGGTGCTGATCGCGGCCACCGGTGGTTCGTCCCGCCACTCACTGGCCCTGGAACACGCTGTGCGGCCGCTGTTCAGCTACCTGAAGGCGGTCGTCGTGCCCACCGCGGTGTACGCGGCGAGCGAGGACTGGGCGTCGGCCGGCAGCACCGAGCTGTCCGGCCGGGTCGGGCGGGCGGCCCGCCAGCTCACGGCACTGATGACCAGGACGAGTTCCTCGTCCACTGCTGGAAAGCCCTCTGTAAAAGATCCTTTCGCTGAGGTACTCCCGTTCGGCGAGATGATGAAGGCCCGAGGCCTCTGA
- a CDS encoding LLM class flavin-dependent oxidoreductase, whose translation MQFGIFSVGDVTPDPTTGHEPSERERIKAMVRIAQKAEEVGLDVFATGEHHNPPFVPSSPTTMLGFIAATTEKIILSTSTTLITTNDPVKIAEDYAMLQQLADGRVDLVMGRGNTGPVYPWFGQDIRNGIDLALENYALLRRLWREDVVDWEGKFRTPLKGFTSTPRPLDGIPPFVWHGSIRSPEIAEQAAYYGDGFLHNHIFWPPEHTQRMVQFYRQRFAHYGHGTPEQAIVGLGGQFFMRKKSQDAVKEFRPYFDNAPVYGHGPSLEDFSSQTPLTVGSPQEVIDRTLSFREYVGDYQRQSFLIDHAGLPLKTVLEQLDLLGEILPTLRAEFAARRAPGTPDAPTHASLLAASKAKIEDASLASVASVGE comes from the coding sequence ATGCAGTTCGGAATTTTCTCGGTCGGCGACGTGACGCCGGACCCCACCACGGGTCACGAGCCGAGCGAACGCGAGCGGATCAAGGCGATGGTTCGTATCGCCCAGAAGGCCGAAGAGGTGGGCCTGGATGTCTTCGCGACGGGCGAGCACCACAACCCGCCGTTCGTGCCGTCGTCACCCACGACCATGCTCGGCTTCATCGCGGCGACCACCGAGAAGATCATTCTCTCGACCTCGACCACGCTGATCACCACGAACGACCCGGTGAAGATCGCCGAGGACTACGCGATGCTGCAGCAGCTCGCAGACGGCCGCGTCGACCTGGTGATGGGCCGCGGCAACACCGGCCCGGTGTACCCGTGGTTCGGCCAGGACATCCGCAACGGCATCGACCTGGCACTGGAGAACTACGCGCTGCTGCGCCGCCTGTGGCGTGAGGACGTCGTCGACTGGGAGGGCAAGTTCCGCACCCCACTCAAGGGCTTCACCTCGACGCCGCGCCCGCTCGACGGCATCCCGCCGTTCGTCTGGCACGGCTCGATCCGCAGCCCGGAGATCGCGGAGCAGGCCGCCTACTACGGTGATGGATTCCTGCACAACCACATCTTCTGGCCGCCGGAGCACACCCAGCGGATGGTGCAGTTCTACCGTCAGCGGTTCGCGCACTACGGCCACGGCACGCCCGAGCAGGCGATCGTCGGCCTGGGCGGTCAGTTCTTCATGCGCAAGAAGTCGCAGGACGCGGTCAAGGAGTTCCGGCCGTACTTCGACAACGCGCCGGTCTACGGACACGGGCCCTCGCTGGAGGACTTCAGCTCGCAGACTCCGCTGACCGTCGGCAGCCCGCAGGAAGTCATCGACCGCACCCTGAGTTTCCGCGAGTACGTGGGTGACTACCAGCGGCAGTCGTTCCTGATCGACCACGCCGGCCTGCCGCTGAAGACCGTGCTGGAGCAGCTCGACCTGCTCGGCGAGATCCTGCCCACGCTGCGGGCCGAGTTCGCCGCGCGCCGGGCGCCGGGTACACCCGACGCACCCACGCACGCTTCGCTTCTCGCGGCTTCGAAGGCCAAAATTGAGGACGCGTCGCTCGCCTCGGTCGCGTCGGTCGGGGAGTAA
- a CDS encoding SDR family oxidoreductase produces the protein MQISNTAAIVTGAASGLGRATATALAAGGARVYGFDLPAGIEKAEPIDGVTYLGVDVTDPDSVETAVTEASSGGSPLRSVVNCAGIGTAARILGKKGRHDIALYAKVVQINLIGTFTVLTYAAERIAETAADENGQRGVIINTASVAAFEGQVGQAAYASSKGGVVGLCLPAARDLAQYGIRVNTIAPGTVETPMLAGVTQEYLAGLAAAVPFPQRLARPDEYAKLALMLIDHDYINGETVRMDGAIRMPPR, from the coding sequence ATGCAGATCTCGAACACCGCGGCGATCGTCACCGGCGCGGCCTCCGGCCTGGGCCGGGCCACGGCGACGGCGCTGGCGGCCGGTGGGGCCCGGGTGTACGGGTTCGACCTGCCCGCCGGTATCGAGAAGGCCGAGCCGATCGACGGCGTCACCTACCTGGGTGTGGACGTGACCGATCCGGACTCGGTGGAGACCGCCGTGACCGAGGCGTCCTCGGGTGGATCTCCTCTGCGCAGCGTGGTGAACTGCGCCGGGATCGGTACAGCGGCAAGAATTCTCGGCAAGAAGGGCCGCCACGACATCGCCCTCTACGCCAAGGTCGTCCAGATCAACCTGATCGGCACGTTCACCGTGCTCACCTATGCCGCCGAGCGGATCGCCGAGACCGCGGCGGACGAGAACGGGCAGCGGGGCGTCATCATCAACACCGCGTCGGTGGCCGCGTTCGAGGGGCAGGTCGGGCAGGCGGCCTACGCGTCGTCCAAGGGTGGCGTGGTGGGGCTGTGCCTGCCGGCGGCCCGTGACCTGGCCCAGTACGGCATCCGGGTCAACACCATCGCCCCCGGCACGGTGGAGACACCGATGCTGGCCGGGGTCACGCAGGAGTACCTGGCCGGCCTCGCCGCCGCCGTCCCCTTCCCCCAGCGCCTGGCCCGCCCCGACGAGTACGCCAAGCTCGCCCTCATGCTCATCGACCACGACTACATCAACGGTGAGACCGTGCGCATGGACGGCGCGATCCGCATGCCCCCGCGCTGA
- a CDS encoding acyl-CoA dehydrogenase family protein, which translates to MPADRVMPTAEAADLIALTRQLAHRELAPQVNRHEADEIFPRDTFRLLGRAGLLSLPYPGEYGGGDQPYEVYLQVLEEIATVWASVGVGVSVHALSCFGPAEFGSPEQRERWLPGLLGGEQLGAYCLSEPHAGSDPAAMRTRAVLKNDEYVLNGVKAWTTHGGQADFYKVMARTGDGRDGISCFLVPAQTPGLAADPPERKMGLTASHTTAIRLTDVRVAVENRIGPEGEGLKIALKGLDSGRLGIAAVATGLAQAALDAAVAYARERESFGRAIIDHQGLSFLLADMAAAVEVSRAAYLSAARRRDLGLPFTRQASIAKLVATDNAMRVTTDAVQVLGGVGYTRDFPLERYMREAKVMQIFEGTNQIQRMVIGRSLAKDTKGIIRTAEGS; encoded by the coding sequence TTGCCCGCCGACCGTGTCATGCCGACCGCCGAGGCGGCCGACCTCATCGCGCTGACCCGGCAACTCGCGCACCGTGAGCTCGCACCCCAGGTCAACCGGCACGAGGCCGACGAGATCTTCCCCCGCGACACCTTTCGCCTGCTCGGGCGGGCCGGACTGCTGAGCCTGCCCTATCCGGGCGAGTACGGCGGCGGCGACCAGCCCTACGAGGTCTACCTCCAGGTGCTGGAAGAGATCGCAACGGTCTGGGCCAGCGTCGGGGTCGGCGTCAGCGTGCACGCCCTGTCCTGCTTCGGCCCGGCCGAGTTCGGTAGCCCGGAGCAACGCGAACGCTGGCTACCCGGCCTGCTCGGCGGCGAACAGCTCGGTGCCTACTGCCTTTCCGAGCCCCACGCCGGTTCCGACCCGGCCGCGATGCGCACCCGGGCCGTGCTGAAGAACGACGAGTACGTGCTCAATGGGGTCAAGGCCTGGACCACCCACGGCGGGCAGGCCGACTTCTACAAGGTCATGGCCCGCACCGGCGACGGTCGCGACGGCATCTCGTGCTTCCTCGTGCCCGCGCAAACACCCGGCCTGGCCGCAGATCCGCCTGAGCGCAAGATGGGCCTCACCGCCTCGCACACCACCGCGATCCGGCTCACCGACGTTCGGGTAGCGGTCGAAAACCGCATCGGGCCCGAGGGCGAGGGCCTGAAAATCGCCCTGAAAGGCCTGGACTCGGGCCGTCTCGGCATCGCGGCCGTCGCCACCGGCCTGGCCCAGGCCGCACTCGACGCCGCCGTGGCCTACGCGCGAGAGCGTGAGAGCTTCGGGCGAGCCATCATCGACCACCAGGGTCTGAGCTTCCTCCTGGCCGACATGGCTGCGGCCGTCGAGGTCTCACGGGCGGCCTACCTGTCCGCGGCCCGCCGGCGCGACCTCGGCCTGCCCTTCACCCGCCAGGCCTCGATCGCCAAACTGGTCGCCACCGACAACGCGATGCGCGTGACCACCGACGCCGTGCAGGTGCTCGGCGGGGTCGGCTACACCCGCGATTTCCCGCTGGAGCGCTACATGCGCGAGGCGAAGGTGATGCAGATCTTCGAGGGCACCAACCAGATCCAGCGGATGGTGATCGGCCGGTCCCTCGCCAAGGACACGAAAGGCATTATCCGGACAGCGGAAGGATCCTGA
- a CDS encoding DUF1272 domain-containing protein, translated as MLELRPNCESCDVDLPADSPDVWICSFECTWCTDCAASFADNACPNDTGNLVSRPLRSPAKLAEFPASTQRVHNAELQKVG; from the coding sequence ATGCTTGAGCTCAGACCCAACTGCGAATCCTGTGACGTGGACCTCCCGGCGGATTCCCCCGATGTCTGGATCTGCTCGTTCGAGTGCACCTGGTGCACCGACTGCGCAGCCTCCTTTGCTGACAATGCGTGCCCGAACGACACGGGAAACCTGGTCTCCCGTCCGCTGCGGTCCCCGGCGAAGCTGGCCGAGTTCCCGGCGTCGACCCAGCGGGTCCACAACGCGGAGCTCCAGAAGGTCGGCTGA
- a CDS encoding type 1 glutamine amidotransferase domain-containing protein — protein MPLSGKKIAFLVADEGVEQVELTDPWEAVKKAGGHPVLIVGSDSKTVQGFNHLDKGDVFDVDLPVSEADAEDYDGLVLPGGVANPDALRTVPEAVAFVKSFLDTGKPVAAICHAPWTLVETGAVSGRTLTSWPSLKTDLRNAGAEWVDQEVVVDLKGPGPLITSRRPDDLPAFAKALASAF, from the coding sequence GTGCCCCTCAGCGGAAAGAAGATCGCCTTCCTGGTTGCGGACGAAGGGGTGGAGCAGGTCGAGCTGACCGACCCCTGGGAGGCGGTGAAGAAGGCGGGCGGACATCCCGTCCTCATCGTCGGAAGTGACAGCAAGACCGTTCAGGGCTTCAACCACCTCGACAAGGGCGACGTCTTCGACGTCGACCTCCCGGTCAGCGAGGCCGACGCGGAAGACTACGACGGCCTGGTCCTGCCCGGCGGCGTAGCGAACCCCGATGCCCTCCGGACCGTCCCGGAGGCCGTGGCCTTCGTGAAGTCGTTCCTCGACACCGGCAAGCCGGTCGCTGCCATCTGCCACGCCCCGTGGACGCTCGTGGAGACCGGGGCGGTGAGCGGTCGCACGCTCACGTCGTGGCCGAGCCTGAAGACCGACCTGCGCAACGCCGGTGCGGAGTGGGTCGATCAGGAGGTCGTGGTGGACCTCAAAGGCCCCGGGCCCCTGATCACCAGCCGCCGGCCGGACGACCTCCCGGCCTTCGCGAAGGCCCTGGCCTCGGCCTTCTGA
- a CDS encoding NAD(P)/FAD-dependent oxidoreductase encodes MTDEVVDLLVIGGGPAGLSAVRAYREEGGKGRVVVVCADPDAPYDRPPLSKDFLRGDSSEEDLGLLDEGELSRLEVTWARDRVTGIDVGARRVDTRDGSGFAYRSCVLATGSNPADLPVPGGDDSAVLRLRTLEDSRRLKQAAYGAKTAAVIGSGFIGCEAAASLRRLGLEVILLTDESSPQARRLGDEAGARITGWLRDEGIGLMVDADVTAIESAGTGVRIALDGQDDITADLVLTAVGVHPASDLAAAAGLDLHEGRIVVDTHMQTSAPGVLAAGDVAYAFNTAAGRALAVEHWFDAETMGKVAGKTAAGSPDAQWSDPPGFWSQIGDHWLKYAAWGDGYQEALFEEGDDGAFTVWYQDENGTCVGVLTHQADENYEKAFGLLS; translated from the coding sequence ATGACTGACGAGGTGGTGGATCTGCTCGTGATCGGCGGCGGCCCGGCGGGCCTGTCGGCGGTGCGCGCCTACCGGGAAGAAGGAGGCAAGGGCCGGGTGGTCGTGGTCTGTGCCGATCCGGACGCGCCCTACGACCGGCCGCCCCTGTCCAAGGACTTTCTGCGCGGCGACTCCTCCGAAGAGGATCTGGGTCTGCTCGACGAGGGTGAACTGTCGCGGCTCGAGGTGACCTGGGCTCGCGACCGGGTGACCGGCATCGATGTCGGGGCCCGGCGGGTCGACACCCGCGACGGCTCTGGTTTCGCCTACCGGTCATGTGTTCTCGCCACCGGATCGAACCCGGCCGACCTGCCGGTACCCGGCGGGGACGACAGCGCGGTGCTGCGGCTGCGCACCCTGGAGGACTCGCGGCGGCTGAAGCAGGCCGCGTACGGGGCGAAGACGGCCGCGGTGATCGGATCGGGCTTCATCGGCTGTGAGGCGGCGGCGTCGCTGCGCCGACTGGGCCTGGAGGTCATCCTGCTCACCGACGAGAGTTCGCCCCAGGCCAGGCGTCTCGGTGACGAGGCCGGTGCCCGCATCACGGGCTGGCTGCGGGACGAGGGTATTGGGCTGATGGTGGACGCGGATGTCACGGCGATCGAGTCGGCCGGCACGGGCGTCCGGATCGCCCTGGACGGCCAGGACGACATCACCGCGGATCTGGTGCTGACCGCCGTCGGGGTGCACCCGGCGTCCGACCTGGCGGCCGCGGCGGGGCTCGACCTGCACGAGGGACGCATCGTGGTCGACACCCACATGCAGACCTCGGCGCCGGGCGTGCTGGCGGCCGGCGACGTGGCCTACGCGTTCAACACCGCCGCCGGGCGGGCACTCGCGGTGGAGCACTGGTTCGACGCCGAGACGATGGGCAAGGTCGCCGGGAAGACCGCGGCGGGCTCGCCGGACGCGCAGTGGTCCGACCCGCCGGGCTTCTGGAGCCAGATCGGGGACCACTGGCTGAAGTACGCGGCCTGGGGTGACGGATACCAGGAGGCACTGTTCGAGGAGGGTGACGACGGTGCCTTCACCGTCTGGTACCAAGACGAGAACGGTACGTGCGTGGGCGTTCTCACCCATCAGGCCGACGAGAACTACGAGAAGGCGTTCGGCCTTCTGAGCTAG
- a CDS encoding FAD-dependent oxidoreductase, which yields MTESTTAPRPLRIGVIGAGPAGIYAADILTKSEVPVEIDVIERLPAPYGLVRYGVAPDHPRIKEIIKALRRVLDHENIRFVGNVNYGTDLTLEDLRAHYDAVIFATGAIADRDLDIPGVDLPGSFGAADFVSWYDGHPDVPRDWPLTAKSVAVLGAGNVALDVARVLSKTADEMLVTEIPPNVYAGLKLNQATDVHVFARRGPVQVKFSPLELRELAHSPNVDVVVHPEGFEFDEASMRAANEDKHVKQVMKTLNAWVGKDPTGKPHRLHIHFLEAPVEISGDGQVENLRTEHMELTGDGSVRGTGEFTDWPVQAVYRAVGYRSSALPGIPFDPSRHVVSNDGGRVLDADGNQVEGLYCTGWIKRGPIGLIGHTKSDASETVSHILKEVSPDRPAPSAVDITTQLELKGVNYTTWAGWDLLDAHEISLGEAESRARVKVVERDDMIRISRELLG from the coding sequence ATGACTGAATCGACTACCGCCCCCCGTCCTCTGCGCATCGGGGTGATCGGCGCGGGCCCCGCTGGCATCTATGCCGCAGACATCCTGACCAAGTCCGAGGTCCCGGTCGAGATCGACGTCATCGAGCGGCTCCCCGCTCCGTACGGTCTGGTCCGGTACGGGGTGGCTCCCGACCACCCGCGGATCAAGGAGATCATCAAGGCCCTGCGCCGGGTGCTCGACCACGAGAACATCCGCTTCGTCGGCAACGTCAACTACGGCACCGACCTCACTCTCGAGGATCTGCGCGCCCACTACGACGCTGTCATCTTCGCGACGGGTGCCATCGCCGACCGTGACCTCGACATCCCGGGCGTCGACCTGCCCGGCAGCTTCGGTGCGGCGGACTTCGTCTCCTGGTACGACGGCCACCCGGACGTGCCGCGCGACTGGCCGCTGACCGCCAAGAGCGTGGCCGTGCTCGGCGCCGGCAACGTGGCGCTGGACGTGGCCCGGGTTCTCTCGAAGACCGCGGACGAGATGCTGGTCACCGAGATCCCGCCGAACGTCTACGCGGGCCTGAAGCTCAACCAGGCCACCGACGTGCACGTGTTCGCCCGACGCGGCCCGGTGCAGGTCAAGTTCTCGCCGCTGGAACTGCGCGAGCTGGCCCACTCCCCCAACGTCGACGTGGTCGTGCACCCCGAGGGCTTCGAGTTCGACGAGGCCAGCATGCGCGCGGCCAACGAGGACAAGCACGTCAAGCAGGTCATGAAGACGCTCAATGCCTGGGTGGGCAAAGACCCGACGGGCAAGCCGCACCGCCTGCACATCCACTTCCTGGAAGCGCCGGTGGAGATCAGCGGCGACGGCCAGGTGGAGAACCTGCGCACCGAGCACATGGAGCTCACCGGCGACGGAAGCGTGCGGGGCACGGGCGAGTTCACCGACTGGCCGGTGCAGGCCGTCTACCGCGCCGTCGGCTACCGCAGCTCGGCGCTGCCCGGCATCCCGTTCGACCCCAGCCGCCACGTGGTCAGCAACGACGGCGGCCGCGTCCTCGACGCCGACGGCAACCAGGTCGAGGGCCTCTACTGCACGGGCTGGATCAAGCGCGGCCCGATCGGCCTGATCGGCCACACCAAGAGCGATGCCAGCGAGACGGTCTCGCACATCCTGAAGGAAGTCTCGCCCGACCGCCCGGCACCGAGCGCCGTGGACATCACGACCCAGCTCGAGCTGAAGGGCGTCAACTACACCACCTGGGCGGGCTGGGACCTTCTGGACGCGCACGAGATCAGCCTCGGCGAGGCCGAGAGCCGCGCGCGGGTCAAGGTCGTCGAGCGCGACGACATGATCCGGATCAGCCGGGAACTGCTGGGCTGA
- a CDS encoding ABC transporter substrate-binding protein, with the protein MAKTVLVRRTIRVTLTATVAVGVLTSAAACGGGGSDAAGSAQVAGVTKVRWIYDWTPTSADLPVLKGLEEGWFRQADLDVVTTPGGEISQLQSVGAGEHDMTVGGGVELLINQAQGLPVQAVGVVQPLALTGLICNPNSNITADDPNTLLGKKLATASTDADDVVWQAWRNHKGLNGKVTEVSQEAGLPLLFQGVVDCYPEFLTRAPLEAEREFGRKPVKIWYSKDENVIGQVIDVNTDFAEKNPAAVKGFVDVYARGMQWAAQNQAEAVELMTKVYPDSDPSVTAQELKTLSGFWSASYQDKHGYLAMDDATWKPTVQMLKRAGQIKELPEMASVYSTKYLPSTPYLP; encoded by the coding sequence ATGGCAAAGACCGTCCTCGTCCGCCGGACCATCCGGGTCACCCTCACCGCGACCGTCGCCGTCGGCGTCCTCACCTCCGCGGCCGCCTGTGGCGGGGGCGGCTCGGACGCGGCCGGCTCCGCGCAGGTGGCCGGTGTGACCAAGGTGCGCTGGATCTACGACTGGACCCCGACGTCCGCTGATCTGCCCGTTCTGAAGGGTCTGGAGGAGGGCTGGTTCCGGCAGGCCGATCTGGACGTCGTGACCACCCCCGGCGGCGAGATCAGCCAGCTGCAGTCGGTCGGCGCGGGAGAGCACGACATGACGGTCGGCGGTGGCGTCGAGCTGCTGATCAACCAGGCGCAGGGCCTGCCGGTGCAGGCGGTCGGGGTGGTGCAGCCGCTGGCCCTGACCGGTCTGATCTGCAACCCGAACTCGAACATCACGGCCGATGACCCGAACACGCTGCTGGGCAAGAAGCTCGCCACGGCGAGCACCGACGCGGACGACGTGGTCTGGCAGGCCTGGCGTAACCACAAAGGACTGAACGGCAAGGTCACCGAGGTGTCGCAGGAGGCCGGACTGCCGCTGCTGTTCCAGGGGGTCGTCGACTGCTACCCCGAGTTCCTCACCCGGGCCCCGCTGGAGGCCGAGCGGGAGTTCGGGCGCAAGCCGGTGAAGATCTGGTACTCCAAGGACGAGAACGTGATCGGCCAGGTGATCGACGTCAACACCGATTTCGCCGAGAAGAACCCGGCTGCGGTCAAGGGTTTCGTCGACGTCTACGCGCGGGGCATGCAGTGGGCCGCGCAGAACCAGGCCGAGGCGGTGGAACTGATGACGAAGGTCTATCCGGACTCCGACCCGTCGGTCACGGCGCAGGAGCTGAAGACCCTCTCCGGGTTCTGGTCGGCCTCCTACCAGGACAAGCACGGCTACCTGGCGATGGACGACGCCACCTGGAAGCCGACTGTGCAGATGCTGAAGCGGGCCGGGCAGATCAAGGAACTGCCGGAGATGGCGAGCGTCTACAGCACGAAGTACCTGCCGAGCACCCCCTACCTGCCCTGA